Below is a window of Cytobacillus firmus DNA.
TCTGCTGTTATGGTTATCATTGCACCTTTGGGAATTCCAAGTGACATTACACCCATAATCGATTTTAAATTAACAGCTTTCTCTTTATAGCCCAACTTTATCTCCGAATCATGCTTACTTGCTGTCTGTACCAGGATCGTTGCCGGTCTTGCATGGATACCGGTTTCATCAATAACAGTGAATGTTTTTTCAATCATATTCCGTTTTTTCACCCTTTTAGATTATTTAATTATCAAATTACAAATGTCTTTTTTTAGGTGAGCACCTTATGAGAACTGTTTAATTTGTATTTTGCTTTAACAGCTGCCTCATAAAAGGACTCGGACAAAGATGGGTGTGGATGAATCATTTTTGCAGCTTCTTCTATTGTTCCTTCGAGATACATAAAAGCAGATGCCTCAGCAATTAATTCTGTAACGTGTGAGCCTGCCATAACCGCTCCGATAATTTCACCGTATTTTGCTTCGTAAATGATCTTCGTAAAGCCTTCCGGCTCCCCAGCACTCAAGGCTTTACCAATTCCAGCAAAATCGAACCTTTCTACTCTTACATCCAGCCCTTGCTTGCGCGCTTCGTCCTCTGTTAATCCTACTGATGCAATTTCAGGAAGTGTATAAATGCAGCGGGGCATTACTTTATAATCAATTTTTTC
It encodes the following:
- a CDS encoding phosphocarrier protein HPr, which gives rise to MIEKTFTVIDETGIHARPATILVQTASKHDSEIKLGYKEKAVNLKSIMGVMSLGIPKGAMITITAEGADQEEAIKNLAALLNEHKLAE